ATCTTACAATATACCAGCAGcacaataaaaaacaattatgtcaAAACTGAATTTACATGAATTCCAAATTAACTCAAAATGACCTATTAAAATGCTGAAAATTGTTGATAGCCCCACATATAATTCAAATGCTGAAAGTTGCAAGCTTTGTGACAACCTATCTTTATCAAACCAAATTCGGATTTCTTATGTTTCttaatttggaatttttttttcctcccattTAAATAGGCCTGGATCCCATTATTCTTGCTTAGGCATATCCTTGTTCTGTCGCGGGAGTAAAGCCAATGTTGTATCCCAACAAGCCCCATTCTGAGTTGTTATACATTTATTAATGATACatttatattgattgattgtaGGGTAGGTCATAGAATAGGCAAGTGTATCGTTGCAcacaaagaaaagagaaaggagcCAGGCAATATTGTCATCACTACAACTCTAATCCATACATGATAAAGTCCATCTGACTGACCAAGAGCCagcaaaaaaattaacaacCAACAAAAAAGCCAGTACAAAGATTGACAGATTCACAACCAGCAAAAAAATTACCACCCAATCACAGATTCAagtagccaaaaaaaaaaaaaaataatcggTACACAGATTCAAGTGGCAAAGAAATTACCGAAGCCTTAAATCACAACCACCATATCAAAGATTCAGcaaaaaaccaaacatggcGAGGGGCAGTGGAGGGACTTACTGTGGAgaataaatttccaaaaatcTGGAAGCAAACTTGGGCGCGCAACACTGCAAGAAAACCCCAAGTCTGGAAGCAAAATAATGATATTCGTCTAGAAACGAAAATGGATTTCTTCACGGGTTAATTTACAGAGGCCCAAATCTGGAAGCAGATCGGCAGATGCGGAGCTTACGTGGTGAATGTCGCAGCAGATCGGAAGATTAGCTGTTCCCGTCCTTAGATGTTCACCAACTCAGGTAATGAGGAGAGAGAGGAGGCTAGTTCGGAGGAAGGGAGAGAATGAGGAGAGAAAAGAGGAACTTAGGATTAGAAGAGAAAAGTAGGGTTAGAGAGAGAATCCGACGATGAGGTGGGTGGAGGCCGACCAAGGGCTGGGTGGTGGCCGAGGACAACGGGCAGGGGCAGTGACGGCGACGGCAGaagaggaggaattttgagagccAGAGGGAATGACATGAGGTAGACGGTGTAACCACGTAAAACGGCGCCGTCTTACTCTCTAAAAACGGCGCCGTCTGACCCactaaaacgacgccgtttttcTGAGTTGTGCCTCTTTGTTGTGAGGATTTTGatcaaacgacgccgttttaaaCCTTTTGGGCTGCTGCCAGGATTTTGGGCATTTTTttctaaaccctaaaccaattttcatttttgtttcaaGCATAAGttcttttatttatagattttataattttttttcaccactctatttaatttttaatattgattattaattattattatttaacttgtgtctaattacatgttattatattataatattacatgttattaactcattataatattctatactgatgtctaacttattcctattatagacttatactatagggtataatgtttaattatatgttgttatactataatattacatgttattatactagtatgtaacTTATTTATAATCTAACTCTATGCTAGACATATTTATAgcatctaattacatgttattatactatggtattacatgttattacaatatattattgtctaacttatttatatactagaTTTATTTCTAATGTCTAATTagatattattatacattagtattacactttattatactatagttaaactatattctaacttatttataacttaattatatacgaATAATGTTTGACCGACAGCCAGTTCATACGGAGAAAATGTCAGCTGTTGGAAGGGTAGTTGGAGTTGGCGCTTTGTTTCCAGATTCTCGAGCTAacgatctctctctttctctgcgCATAGTTCTAACTTCTAACACATGAACCCGGAAATCCTATATCCCCAAAACTCGGGAACCAAAACCTCAAAAAACTTCGGACAAGATCCTGATGCTGGTGTAACTAAAAACCAGACACCCTCTTAACACCAATGGCTTGATCTCTACCACTACCAGCCATCCTTTTAGCCTAATCTGGGTATCAAGAAAAGAATTTACTTTGGGTTCTGATTCCTTTTAGCCTTATCTGGGTATCAAGAAACAGAAATCCGTATATAAGAAACTTATTTGACTTACTTTGTTGATTGATTGCTTATTGGTCAGAAAACAAAGCACAACAAAGACCTCGAGACTCTATTCTAccaaatttattttccttcttggTGTAGCAAGTGACTGGAAAAGCAGTACGattgtatgaaaaataaaattctttcatAGATAAGATAACCATTTCATCACACCAAGCTCGGTCTCTGTTCTCAAACATGACAGAAATTGCTCTTGGACTCACTCAAGTTAATTAATGGGTCCTAAATTAAAGCCAgattttgtgatattattgtttttgctGTTTGCACAAACAATGGGTTTGTTGCACTCAACCAGAAATTAAGCTTTTGAGCAACACTACACACTAACACATTGAGCGGAACTCTATGCCAAGTCTGCAGTTAGTCACTTCTCCCTTTCAGCTCAAAACAAGTTGACCGGCCACTAGAGAAGCTAAAGGCGATATCCATCTAGATATCAGAAAGGATATGTGGATACCAAAAAGTTTAGAATCCTTGAAAACCTTTTCTGCTATACTGacattttatattcattttggGGCAGGCATTGGGGGTCACAAAATTCAGACCTTTTGAGCAATTAGTCTGGCTCTCAAGGATATTGCATGTATGGTAACCCCTGGGAGGGGAAGCCTAGGCGGGCTTCACTCGTTGCAACATATTCGGATTGAGCCATTAGTACTAACCCCTGGGAGGGGCAGCCTGTCACCGCAACCCCACTAAAGTGCCAGCATGCAAAGGTCCCAAAAACTGTAGTTCACTAGTTTTGTTAAGGCAAACCGTTTCGAAGTTATAACATCGGACAAGAGAGGAAAGAAGGATAGCCTAGCCTTTGCCAACTAGCTAGGCTACCACCTTGGTGGTGTAtggtattattttttagtatattatGTTTATGATTTATTCTCTGTTTGATAATAGATAAAAACTTTGAGCCCAATGTCTAGGCCATACATCTATGTCGACTTCTTTTTCCTTATCTGCAAATGGCACATAAGACTATATTCAGGGGACTGATCCCTCCAGGTGTAGACAGCTGCCTAGCTACCTCTCTGGGCATAAGATGATCTATATTATGTACCATGCACCATCTACTTCTACTTCCTAACCCTGAATATTCCAGTTTCGAATACCACCACCAATCTTCTATATATCAAAAGTCGACATAGTACTCTTCAATTtgcaatagaaaaaaaattggaaccCACCAATAAAATAAGCTCTATTACGACTTATAGAACCACATCACTCCCTTTCATTGCCGCAATAGCATGTGAttaacaacaataacaaatccAACAAGCATTTAATGGTTAAGCAACAAATTGATGAAACTCAGTAGCATGTAGTAGATAGCCAAACTCATCATGTGGAAAATGTGGACCTGTCCTGCCTGGAGTACCCAGGGGGAGGAGGAATACAGGAGGAAACAAGTGGATTCGAACCTATATTTTTCCCCTGAATGCTATAAGCTTGCGATGAGCTTAGTTGAGACGTAGTTTTcgtttcttttatatatttttccctttttattttacaaaacgaagtcatatatatatatatatatatatatatttatataatagcTCTTTCCCACAGTTTTCTCAGCATGCAACCAAAGggactgatcatgatcatgataatGATATCAAAAGTTGTACAgaatacataataaaatcaaacatttttatttttctcatcttaaGTCACACGCCATTTAATGTGATGTATTTTAAGTGACTTTACAAATCATTaatcacttaaataaaaaaagtcacttaaaatataacacatCAACTTATATGGTATGATTGAAgataagaaaatttcagatgaaGAACGATACTTAGGAACATTACaaaaggctagctagctaggatggaTGCATTTCCTACATATATAGTACTACGGCTGCTTGCAAAGTACTAAAAAATACTAGATACATTAATTCCACCATTACCAGCCAACACTTGTCTCATCGGCCTCCTAGCTACCTGAACTACTTCCAAGCTGCTTCCTCATATGCCAGCTTCTCTTCCTAACCTGTCCCTTAAAATCTTCATTCCCATGTACCTGAATATCACCAAAAAAGCACgttgagaaaattaaaatatatatatatatatagcagaagACATTAGTACTATAAATACGTTGTGTTCTTTCTTGTAATTAATCTTACCTGCCCATCATCATGACAGTGGCTTGAGGATTTGTGCCTGGTGATTCGTTAAAGATTGAGCCATCAACAACGCGGAGCCCGTGAATGCCAAGGACATTGTACTCAGGGCTAACCACCTTACCCACGCGGCACCCACCATGGTAATGCCAAATTGTGATAACAGTATCCTTGCAGAACTGTTCTATGGACTTGGTGTCATTGGCATGTCTAGGGACGAGGTTAACATTAGCCCTGGCACTCATACCGAGTATCTTCTCCAGAGTTTCCTTGTTGCATTTTGTGTAGTTTGTGACGTGTTGAGACTGCACAATCCTCGTGGCCAGCCGAATCCCAGCAACGCAGCGTTGAAGATCGTAAGGATGCTTGAAGTAGTTGAAGGTGACAAAGGGGTTATCATCCACATTAGTGTTGTTCAATCTTAGCTTGCCTGTTGAAATGGGGTTTGCAATTTTTTCTAGAATGAAGCCTCCCCTGAATGCTTCATGGGGTaaatttttcttgcttttgatGTAAGCTCGAATGGCCTCTGGTGTTCTTTGCTTTGGGGGAATCGTGGAGAGTTGTCCAATCTGGTCATGCAGTTCAGGAGGAGTATTAGATCAAGTTCCTAGACAATATTATAGCTCAAGTAGTACTTGATCAACAGCcccattgtttttgttttccgtACTTAATGCTTTAGTTGTTTATGCGTTGCATtttcatcatcccatgatgtcaTATTAGATAATTGGAGTCTAATGTCATATAATGCATGAATCAATCATTTATTAGtgtcacatcataagatgatgagaaaaatgatgataaatatatttgttgataaaaatataactagcaAGTTATTATGCCTTGTTGTTCgaatacattagattataaaatatttttattataaactatatCTAATGTGTATAGACGTAGCAAGTCACCTCAGCTTgtgatttttattcttttgtgaaCCAAACATTTTTCTATGTTTCTTACCTCGGCAGACATGATGCCATGGTGGCAGTGAATGCTGTCGTTGGACTGTCCAAATCCACTGCTAGTTTCAATGTACACACCCTTCTTTGTAATCCCTACAGTTTGGATGAGAGACTGCTCAACTGGCCTATTAGTGGGAACGAAAATAGCGTTCATGGGATTGTCCGCCATGCCCTTCCCTACAAACTTGTTATCAAGCACTACAGGAATGTTCAACTTTTCAAGCTCAGCTTTTGGTCCAATACCACTCAGCAATAGCATTTGAGGGGTCCCGATTGCTCCGCAAGATAATATGATTTCACTCCCTGGCCTATTAACAAGAAGTGCCTGATGCTGGTCACCCT
This window of the Juglans regia cultivar Chandler chromosome 12, Walnut 2.0, whole genome shotgun sequence genome carries:
- the LOC109011744 gene encoding protein HOTHEAD-like, with the protein product MALVGAGKLFFCLVLCLLSSHSHSQGKEDILEFRYPFIKRASSFSSSSPPSSSSSPPSGGNNNAAYDYIIVGGGTAGCPLAATLSQNFSVLLLERGGVPFSNANVSFLRNFHIALADTSPTSASQAFVSTDGVINARARVLGGGSCINAGFYTRASSSFIEKMGWDAKLVEESYPWVEKQIVHRPKLAPWQRAVRDSLLDVGVSPFNGFTYDHIYGTKIGGTIFDRFGRRHTAAELLASANPQKLTVLVHATVQNIVFQKTRKQPKAVGVIFKDEKGDQHQALLVNRPGSEIILSCGAIGTPQMLLLSGIGPKAELEKLNIPVVLDNKFVGKGMADNPMNAIFVPTNRPVEQSLIQTVGITKKGVYIETSSGFGQSNDSIHCHHGIMSAEIGQLSTIPPKQRTPEAIRAYIKSKKNLPHEAFRGGFILEKIANPISTGKLRLNNTNVDDNPFVTFNYFKHPYDLQRCVAGIRLATRIVQSQHVTNYTKCNKETLEKILGMSARANVNLVPRHANDTKSIEQFCKDTVITIWHYHGGCRVGKVVSPEYNVLGIHGLRVVDGSIFNESPGTNPQATVMMMGRYMGMKILRDRLGREAGI